GTCCCTGCTCAGAGAGCCCCTTCGGTGCTCGGGGCGAGGAGTTCCTCGATCCTGAGGCCGAGGTGCAGCGTGAGCCGGTGGGCGCCGTCGTCGAGGTCGAGTCCGGTGATCTCCTGGATCTGGCGCAGGCGGTAGTAGAGCGAGGTGCGGTGGATTCCCAGCGCGTCCGCGGTCCGGGGAATCGATCCCGCGTGTTCGAGGAACGAGCGCAGGGTGTCCCGCAGCCGGTCGCCGCCGTGCGTGCCGCTCAGGGTGCGCAGCGGCTTCGGGACCAACGACGCGTTCAGGGCGTGCTCGGGGAGCTGGAACAGCACCGCGAGCTCCCCGAGCAGCTCCCAGTCCCCGGCGCCCTTCAGGCTGGGCAGTCGGCGTGCCGCACGTGCCGCCACGAGTGCCTGCTCGTACGACGTCCAGGCGTCGTCCGGGCTGGGGTGGCGACCGCCGACGCCGATCACGGGGTCCGCCGACGGGCCCAGGAAGGTGCGGAGTTCGTCCAGGATGCGGGCGGACTGCGCGGTGACTTCGTCCTGGCCCGGCGGGCGGTCGCGCAGCTGGAGCAAGGTCGCCCGCTCCTTGCCGATCGCCAGGAGGCCCTGGGCCGAACGCGTCTGCCGCAACCCCTCCAGCGCCCCCCACAGAGCCGCCTCGGACTGCCGTACGAGCTCGGTCGCGCAGCTCAGCCGGACGACGGTGACCAGGACGTGCTCGGCCGCTCCGAGCAGTCCGAGTTCCTTGCCCCGCCGCCGTGCGGTGGTGCGGGCGGCGACGTCGGCGGCGACGAGTTCCAGGACGAGGTCCTGCTCGTCGGCCTTGCGGGTGTCGGTGGCGATGCGCTCTCCGTGCATCTGGGCGGCCATGGCATCCGCGGCCCGGGCGATGGCACGGGTCTCGTGCTCGGCGAGCGTCTTCTCGGGCACGACCACCACGAGCAGACCGAGGAGGTGCCCGCGCTCGCGCAGGGGCACGACGTAACGGGGCAGCAGTCCGAGATCGTCACGTCCTTCGATGAATCCCGCCCGGGGCCACTGGGTCACGCCCTGGGCGAGGACGTAGCGGATGGTCGCGTTGTCGGCGCGGCCCTGCAACAGGGTGCCGATGCGGACCGGGTCCTCGTCGCCGAAGTGGCGGCTCGTGCAGACCATGCGCACCAGCGGGTCGTCCACGGCGACCGACCGGCCGAGCCGCTCCGCGAGCTCGTCGACGAGCGCCTGGAGCTCGGGGCTGCCGGGACGGGCTCGCTGGAGCCTTGCGGTCATGCGCTGTTCCTCTTTCGATCAACGGTTCCCCGCGGACTTCTCCCTTCCGCGGCTCTTGATCATTCTGAGGAAGCGACGGCGTCGGCACATCGCACGAATCGTCCATTGCCCGGCCCCCCACGGGGGATACGAAGCGACTACTCTCCGCTGTCACGGTGCTTCACCAGCCGGGTCAGCTCCCCGCGCGAGGTGAGGTCCAGCTTGGTGAAGGCCCGGCGCAGGTGCGAGCCCACCGTGTGCGGCGAGAGGGAGAGGTGCTCGGCCACCTGCCGGTTGGTCAGCCCCCGGGCCACCAGCCGTACCACCCGGATCTCCGCGGCCGTCAGCTCGGGCCATGCGGCGGACAGTCCGGGCGTCGAGGGCCTGCGGCGGACACCGGCGGCCCGCAGGCGACGGCTGACGCGAGCGACGTCCCGCTCGGCGCCCGCCCGCGCGTAGAGCGCGCGGGCCCTGTCGTAGTACGGCACCGCTTCGGACGTACGGGTGGCCGCCAGCTTGCGTCCGGCGTCCTCCAGCGCCGACGCCCTGGCCAGCGGCCTGGGGCAGTCCTCGTACAGCCGGACGGCACGTACGAGAGCGGCGAGGTCGTTGTCGAGGAGCCCCCGGGCGTGCGCGGCGGTCGCGGCGAGGAACGTGAGGCCGGGGTTGAGCACGGCCAGCCGCTCG
This is a stretch of genomic DNA from Streptomyces sp. NBC_00237. It encodes these proteins:
- a CDS encoding CdaR family transcriptional regulator; translation: MTARLQRARPGSPELQALVDELAERLGRSVAVDDPLVRMVCTSRHFGDEDPVRIGTLLQGRADNATIRYVLAQGVTQWPRAGFIEGRDDLGLLPRYVVPLRERGHLLGLLVVVVPEKTLAEHETRAIARAADAMAAQMHGERIATDTRKADEQDLVLELVAADVAARTTARRRGKELGLLGAAEHVLVTVVRLSCATELVRQSEAALWGALEGLRQTRSAQGLLAIGKERATLLQLRDRPPGQDEVTAQSARILDELRTFLGPSADPVIGVGGRHPSPDDAWTSYEQALVAARAARRLPSLKGAGDWELLGELAVLFQLPEHALNASLVPKPLRTLSGTHGGDRLRDTLRSFLEHAGSIPRTADALGIHRTSLYYRLRQIQEITGLDLDDGAHRLTLHLGLRIEELLAPSTEGAL